The window GGTGGGAAAACACTCACCAAGACCTCAAGACTGAAGCACAGCATAAGGCCAGCCCATGGGGATAATTACGCCATGGTGGGGACAAATGTAAAATATGCTAGAATCCACCAATACGGGGGAAAGATCAAAGCCAAGAACGGCAAGTATCTAAAATTTCAGTATGCAAAGGGGAAGTGGGCCTCTAGGAAAAGTGTAATAATACCCAAGAGGACATTCATGGGGATCAGTAGAAAGATGGGGGATAGGTATGAGGTGAGTATAGGGGAATATACAATAAAATTAAAATAATAATTTTTTGTTGCATAATTTTAGGTTAAATAAAATAAATTTGATTTTTTATTTTGTTAGGAGTTTAGGTATTAAATTAAATACATATTTTAAAAAGTTTTTTATTAAGTTGATATTGCCAATCTTTATTGGAAAAAAGATTAAAAAAACATCAAGTTTGACTTTGAAATAAAAATAAAGTATATATAGTTATCATTGGCCATATAATCAAGAAAGGAATGTGAAAAATGGAATTAACAGCTTTTAGTGTAACTTTAGCAAGTAAATTATTTGATAAAGCTTTTGACTTAGGGGTAACTAAACTTTCAAAAGATAGTTTAAATAAAAAATTTAAGAAAGCAGTAAGTGAAAGTATAGAAAAATTTAAAAATATGTATCCTGATGTCCCAATAAAGTCTTTACAGGTGTTTTTTTTTCAAGAAGAAATTTTTAATGAACTTCAAAAAATATTATTTAAATATTCTAATATAAACATTCAATTTATAAAACAAAATTTAAATGTATTAAGTATCCCTATTGAGGCAGTAGAAAAATTTATATTTATTTTGCGAGAAGAATTATATAAAGATATAGAATTTGAAGAAATATTTAGTAATAAAGAATTATTTGTTACTATTTTAAAATTAGGTCATTCAATAGAGGAAATCAAGGAATATGCATCTCTTAGCTATAATGAACTTGTAAAAATAAGTAGTACTCTTGAAAAAAAATATAATGAAAATTTTGATTTAGATACTTTTATGGATAAGTATAAAACAACTGTATTAACGAATATAAAACAAATTAACTATTTTGGATTAGGAATCGATAATAATATTTCAAAGGGTAGAAAAAATTTAGATGAGATATATATAGAACCTATTTTTAACTTAAGAAAGAATAATAGTTTGGAAACTTGCAATATAACTGACCTTTTAAATTTTAAAAAAAATATAGTTGTTCTTGGTAATCCTGGGTCTGGAAAGTCATTGTTTACAAAATATATAATTTATAATTTTCTAAAAGAAGGGACATATTTAAAAAATACAGAATTCTATAAAGAAATTCCTATTAGAGTTGAATTGAAAAAATATGTTTCTTATAAAGAAAAAAATAGAAACATAAAGAATTATATTCTCGATTTATTAAAAACAACATATGGACTTGAAAATATAACTGAAAAAAACGTAGAGTATTTTATATGTAATAACTATATTTCATTATTTTTTGATGGGTTAGATGAAATATTTGATGTAAATTTAAGGGAAGAAATAAAAAAAGAAATAGAAATAATATCAATAAATCACCCTAATCTAAAAATTATAGTAACTTCAAGAATAGTAGGATATGATGAAACAATTTTTAATGAAGAAATATTTGAGAAAGTAGAAATAATAGAGTTTAATAATAAACAAATTAGAGATTATGTTAAAAAATGGTATGATATAGAAGAAAAAGATGATGATATAAGAAAAAAAGAAATATTAGAATTTTTTAACCAAAAGAAGACTATAGATATAACACTTTTAAAAAATCCTTTACTACTTTCTCTAATAGTTATTCTATTTAGAAATAATGGGGAAATTCCAGAGTCAAGGTTAGAAATATATAGAAGTTGTACTAAAACGTTAGTCCATAAGTGGGATGAAAACAAAAAATTGAAAATAGATTTAGATTCTAAACTACTACAAAAAAAAG is drawn from Ilyobacter polytropus DSM 2926 and contains these coding sequences:
- a CDS encoding phage virion morphogenesis protein, with the translated sequence MGNTSMDELIVKINNMEKKAKNLFPVMRKISIDMKNQTMKNFRQEKDPEGKPWKKNRRGGKTLTKTSRLKHSIRPAHGDNYAMVGTNVKYARIHQYGGKIKAKNGKYLKFQYAKGKWASRKSVIIPKRTFMGISRKMGDRYEVSIGEYTIKLK
- a CDS encoding NACHT domain-containing protein → MELTAFSVTLASKLFDKAFDLGVTKLSKDSLNKKFKKAVSESIEKFKNMYPDVPIKSLQVFFFQEEIFNELQKILFKYSNINIQFIKQNLNVLSIPIEAVEKFIFILREELYKDIEFEEIFSNKELFVTILKLGHSIEEIKEYASLSYNELVKISSTLEKKYNENFDLDTFMDKYKTTVLTNIKQINYFGLGIDNNISKGRKNLDEIYIEPIFNLRKNNSLETCNITDLLNFKKNIVVLGNPGSGKSLFTKYIIYNFLKEGTYLKNTEFYKEIPIRVELKKYVSYKEKNRNIKNYILDLLKTTYGLENITEKNVEYFICNNYISLFFDGLDEIFDVNLREEIKKEIEIISINHPNLKIIVTSRIVGYDETIFNEEIFEKVEIIEFNNKQIRDYVKKWYDIEEKDDDIRKKEILEFFNQKKTIDITLLKNPLLLSLIVILFRNNGEIPESRLEIYRSCTKTLVHKWDENKKLKIDLDSKLLQKKENIFANLAYWQYKRLSNQGKHSDIKYIQVLREVSRIILELKITDDEIYADDLSDRFLEYSKNRSIYFENNFTHKTFLEYYAALWIHRYCAVKPSKQEELKDIFLNYALSSYWFIVLELLLNMMDEQQGDCEVLDDLLENIIDKNEKYLIFLLKVVPLIHNISDCLIKRIYFMALTQIIKEAYSSEDQNKNFFKLFNAIIESNLTPRCINILQTALDDLFPKLTSNQEKTNYHIFYYEFNQSLNDNLKIENKYIEDIQNHLDCNVLYIHTTHFIEGEINEQLCDKYIEKFGRKSMFEDFSFFYKHTTYFYPLIFRLLSNVFKNNFDYERLKRIFSKYEITKQEIGNRIHRTILLMTMGEEQLKKLKSEILEYKKIETDDALKHYIELAFKNIKGREEMFKLKRFG